From the genome of Patagioenas fasciata isolate bPatFas1 chromosome 17, bPatFas1.hap1, whole genome shotgun sequence, one region includes:
- the ACAD10 gene encoding acyl-CoA dehydrogenase family member 10 isoform X2, whose amino-acid sequence MYLWSFARAPSLLRARTRQHPRGLIWRWRSGRCHYKAVIFEASGVLLPSPHKAAADWEARNCVPAGTIQQALLSGGENSPLLKYRRGELTSTEFLQELGQQCFEIANVCVPVDSFLLDLIRNEMIKQLPIMAEAVQCIRAEGLKTALLSKDLCLLRGGSFLPLERKHFDVMVDSYREGTCKPDPHVYQLCLERLGIQPQESIFLDSSSQNLKAAAQLGIKTVKVDDPGAALKELETHLGFPLQGFVPYTRAVRPSMEIPRENLQKYLGNVLSDEVKAPLMLRQFGHGQSTRTYCVKFGDRLLVLKKEPCNLWCPSGPSVGREYRVLKALAEAGVPVPAVLSLCEDSSTLGTPFYLMEHCPGRVYSDISLPALQPRQRRGIYAAMSRVLSQIHSVDLRAAKLEDFGEHGNYIQQQVEAWTKQYRAMETHVIPAMERLIEWLPLHFPESQKTTVVHGDFRMDNLVFHQDRPEVLAVLGWKLSTLGDPISDLANNCMAFFLPPHFNALRGLRTRDLQHLGVPTAEEYSQMYCDHMGMELPENWNFYMAFAFFRLAAMLQGLHKHSLAGMPTPGESSPEDAEFVADLAWEFAIKEGFRVFDSLPATSTMSRLTPAKL is encoded by the exons ATGTACCTGTGGAGCTTTGCCCGTGCCCCTTCCCTGCTCCGTGCCAGGACCCGGCAGCACCCGAGGGGGTTAATTTGGCGGTGGCGATCGGGACGGTGCCATTATAAAGCCGTGATCTTTGAGGCGAGCGGAGTTCTCCTCCCGTCCCCTCACAAGGCAGCTGCGG ATTGGGAAGCCCGGAATTGTGTTCCAGCCGGCACCATCCAGCAAGCTCTGCTCTCTGGAGGGGAAAATAGTCCCTTGCTGAAGTACAGAAGAGGAGAGCTGACAAGCACAGAGTTTTTGCAGGAGCTGGGACAGCAGTGCTTTGAGATC GCAAATGTCTGTGTTCCAGTGGACTCTTTTCTATTGGATTTAATCAGAAATGAGATGATAAAACAGCTCCCCATCATGGCAGAAGCAGTACAGTGTATCCGTGCAGAAGGTCTTAAGACAGCTCTTCTAAGCAAGGACCTCTGTCTGCTGCGTGGAGGGAGCTTTCTGCCCCTTGAGCGAAAGCACTTTGATGTG ATGGTTGACTCTTATCGGGAAGGAACGTGCAAGCCAGATCCTCATGTTTACCAGCTGTGCTTGGAGCGCTTGGGCATTCAGCCCCAGGAATCCATCTTCCTCGACAGCAGCAGCCAGAACCTAAAAGCTGCAGCCCAGCTTGGCATTAAAACAGTGAAG GTCGATGATCCAGGAGCAGCACTCAAAGAGCTGGAAACCCATCTGGGTTTTCCTTTGCAAGGCTTTGTTCCATATACTCGTGCAGTGAGACCAAGCATGGAAATCCCCAGAGAGAATCTGCAGAAGTACCTTGGAAATGTTCTCAGCGATGAGGTAAAAG CCCCACTCATGTTACGTCAGTTTGGCCATGGACAGTCCACCCGGACCTACTGCGTCAAGTTTGGTGATCGCTTGCTGGTTCTGAAGAAGGAGCCCTGTAACCTGTGGTGTCCCTCAGGTCCTTCTGTTGGCAGGGAATACAG GGTACTGAAGGCACTCGCTGAGGCTGGCGTTCCTGTTCCCGCTGTACTTTCTCTCTGTGAGGACAGCAG cacccTCGGCACACCGTTTTACCTTATGGAGCATTGTCCTGGCCGTGTCTACAGTGACATCTCCCTGCCCGCGCTGCAGCCTCGCCAGCGAAGGGGTATTTATGCTGCCATGAGTCGAGTCCTCTCCCAGATTCACAGCGTAGACCTGAGAGCAGCCAAGCTGGAGGACTTCGGGGAGCATG GTAATTACATTCAGCAGCAGGTGGAGGCCTGGACAAAGCAGTATCGAGCTATGGAAACTCATGTTATCCCGGCCATGGAGAGACTCATCGAGTGGCTGCCTCTGCATTTTCCTGAATCTCAGAAGACAACAGTCGTGCACGGGGATTTCAG GATGGACAACCTGGTCTTTCACCAAGACagaccagaagtccttgctgtccttggCTGGAAGCTCTCAACCCTAGGAGATCCCATTTCTGATTTGGCAAATAACTGTATGGCCTTCTTCCTGCCACCTCACTTCAATGCACTGAGAG GCTTGAGGACACGCGATTTGCAGCACCTGGGAGTCCCCACAGCAGAGGAGTATTCCCAGATGTACTGTGACCACATGGGAATGGAGCTGCCTGAGAACTGGAATTTCTACATGGCCTTTGCCTTTTTCCGACTGGCTGCGATGCTGCAGGGACTCCACAAACACTCTCTGGCAG ggatgcCAACCCCAGGTGAAAGCAGCCCGGAAGATGCAGAGTTTGTGGCTGACCTGGCGTGGGAATTCGCCATAAAAGAAGGATTCCGTGTGTTTGACAGCCTCCCCGCCACTTCCACAATGAGCAGATTAACACCAGCCAAGCTGTAA
- the ACAD10 gene encoding acyl-CoA dehydrogenase family member 10 isoform X3 yields the protein MYLWSFARAPSLLRARTRQHPRGLIWRWRSGRCHYKAVIFEASGVLLPSPHKAAADWEARNCVPAGTIQQALLSGGENSPLLKYRRGELTSTEFLQELGQQCFEIANVCVPVDSFLLDLIRNEMIKQLPIMAEAVQCIRAEGLKTALLSKDLCLLRGGSFLPLERKHFDVMVDSYREGTCKPDPHVYQLCLERLGIQPQESIFLDSSSQNLKAAAQLGIKTVKVDDPGAALKELETHLGFPLQGFVPYTRAVRPSMEIPRENLQKYLGNVLSDEVKAPLMLRQFGHGQSTRTYCVKFGDRLLVLKKEPCNLWCPSGPSVGREYSTLGTPFYLMEHCPGRVYSDISLPALQPRQRRGIYAAMSRVLSQIHSVDLRAAKLEDFGEHGNYIQQQVEAWTKQYRAMETHVIPAMERLIEWLPLHFPESQKTTVVHGDFRMDNLVFHQDRPEVLAVLGWKLSTLGDPISDLANNCMAFFLPPHFNALRGLRTRDLQHLGVPTAEEYSQMYCDHMGMELPENWNFYMAFAFFRLAAMLQGLHKHSLAGMPTPGESSPEDAEFVADLAWEFAIKEGFRVFDSLPATSTMSRLTPAKL from the exons ATGTACCTGTGGAGCTTTGCCCGTGCCCCTTCCCTGCTCCGTGCCAGGACCCGGCAGCACCCGAGGGGGTTAATTTGGCGGTGGCGATCGGGACGGTGCCATTATAAAGCCGTGATCTTTGAGGCGAGCGGAGTTCTCCTCCCGTCCCCTCACAAGGCAGCTGCGG ATTGGGAAGCCCGGAATTGTGTTCCAGCCGGCACCATCCAGCAAGCTCTGCTCTCTGGAGGGGAAAATAGTCCCTTGCTGAAGTACAGAAGAGGAGAGCTGACAAGCACAGAGTTTTTGCAGGAGCTGGGACAGCAGTGCTTTGAGATC GCAAATGTCTGTGTTCCAGTGGACTCTTTTCTATTGGATTTAATCAGAAATGAGATGATAAAACAGCTCCCCATCATGGCAGAAGCAGTACAGTGTATCCGTGCAGAAGGTCTTAAGACAGCTCTTCTAAGCAAGGACCTCTGTCTGCTGCGTGGAGGGAGCTTTCTGCCCCTTGAGCGAAAGCACTTTGATGTG ATGGTTGACTCTTATCGGGAAGGAACGTGCAAGCCAGATCCTCATGTTTACCAGCTGTGCTTGGAGCGCTTGGGCATTCAGCCCCAGGAATCCATCTTCCTCGACAGCAGCAGCCAGAACCTAAAAGCTGCAGCCCAGCTTGGCATTAAAACAGTGAAG GTCGATGATCCAGGAGCAGCACTCAAAGAGCTGGAAACCCATCTGGGTTTTCCTTTGCAAGGCTTTGTTCCATATACTCGTGCAGTGAGACCAAGCATGGAAATCCCCAGAGAGAATCTGCAGAAGTACCTTGGAAATGTTCTCAGCGATGAGGTAAAAG CCCCACTCATGTTACGTCAGTTTGGCCATGGACAGTCCACCCGGACCTACTGCGTCAAGTTTGGTGATCGCTTGCTGGTTCTGAAGAAGGAGCCCTGTAACCTGTGGTGTCCCTCAGGTCCTTCTGTTGGCAGGGAATACAG cacccTCGGCACACCGTTTTACCTTATGGAGCATTGTCCTGGCCGTGTCTACAGTGACATCTCCCTGCCCGCGCTGCAGCCTCGCCAGCGAAGGGGTATTTATGCTGCCATGAGTCGAGTCCTCTCCCAGATTCACAGCGTAGACCTGAGAGCAGCCAAGCTGGAGGACTTCGGGGAGCATG GTAATTACATTCAGCAGCAGGTGGAGGCCTGGACAAAGCAGTATCGAGCTATGGAAACTCATGTTATCCCGGCCATGGAGAGACTCATCGAGTGGCTGCCTCTGCATTTTCCTGAATCTCAGAAGACAACAGTCGTGCACGGGGATTTCAG GATGGACAACCTGGTCTTTCACCAAGACagaccagaagtccttgctgtccttggCTGGAAGCTCTCAACCCTAGGAGATCCCATTTCTGATTTGGCAAATAACTGTATGGCCTTCTTCCTGCCACCTCACTTCAATGCACTGAGAG GCTTGAGGACACGCGATTTGCAGCACCTGGGAGTCCCCACAGCAGAGGAGTATTCCCAGATGTACTGTGACCACATGGGAATGGAGCTGCCTGAGAACTGGAATTTCTACATGGCCTTTGCCTTTTTCCGACTGGCTGCGATGCTGCAGGGACTCCACAAACACTCTCTGGCAG ggatgcCAACCCCAGGTGAAAGCAGCCCGGAAGATGCAGAGTTTGTGGCTGACCTGGCGTGGGAATTCGCCATAAAAGAAGGATTCCGTGTGTTTGACAGCCTCCCCGCCACTTCCACAATGAGCAGATTAACACCAGCCAAGCTGTAA
- the ALDH2 gene encoding aldehyde dehydrogenase, mitochondrial, giving the protein MLRAAACVSRLCRGPARLGAPFSAAAASPIPAPNPRPDIAYNKIFINNEWHDAVSKKTFPTINPATGEVICQVAEGDKADVEKAVKAARAAFQLGSPWRRMDASHRGKLLNRLADLIERDRAYLAALETLDNGKPYAISYLVDLDMVVKCLRYFAGWSDKFHGKTIPLDGDFFCYTRHEPVGVCGQIIPWNFPLLMQAWKLGPALATGNVVVMKVAEQTPLSALYVANLVKEAGFPPGVVNIIPGYGPTAGAAISSHMDVDKVAFTGSTEVGHLIQKAAAESNLKRVTLELGGKSPNIIMSDADMDWAVDQAHFALFFNQGQCCCAGSRTYVQEDIYNEFVERSVEKAKARVVGNPFDFKTEQGPQVDEEQFKKILGYISTGKREGAKLLCGGSAAADRGFFIQPTVFGDVQDNMTIAREEIFGPVMQILKFKTIEEVIERANDSKYGLAAAVFTKDLDKANYVSQSLRAGTVWINCYDVFGAQAPFGGYKASGNGRELGEYGLEAYVEVKNVTIKIPQKNS; this is encoded by the exons ATGTTGCGAGCGGCCGCTTGCGTCTCCCGGCTctgccgcggcccggcccggctcggggCACCGTTctcggccgccgccgcctctccCATCCCGGCGCCCAACCCGCGGCCCGACATCGCCTATAACAAG ATTTTCATAAACAATGAATGGCACGATGCTGTCAGTAAGAAAACTTTCCCTACTATCAATCCGGCAACAGGAGAAGTTATCTGCCAGGTTGCCGAGGGCGATAAG GCAGATGTGGAGAAGGCCGTTAAGGCTGCCAGGGCCGCTTTCCAGCTGGGTTCGCCTTGGAGGAGGATGGACGCTTCTCATCGGGGGAAGCTGCTGAATCGTCTTGCGGACCTGATCGAGAGGGACCGGGCCTACCTGGCG GCACTGGAGACTCTGGATAACGGCAAACCGTACGCCATCTCCTACCTGGTGGATCTGGACATGGTTGTCAAGTGTCTAAG ATACTTTGCAGGCTGGTCGGATAAATTCCACGGCAAAACCATCCCGTTAGACGGAGACTTCTTCTGTTATACAAGGCACGAGCCGGTGGGGGTCTGTGGACAGATAATCCCG TGGAACTTCCCACTGTTGATGCAAGCATGGAAACTGGGGCCTGCCCTGGCGACTGGGAACGTGGTTGTGATGAAAGTGGCGGAGCAAACCCCCCTGAGCGCTCTTTATGTGGCTAATTTGGTCAAAGAG GCTGGATTCCCACCCGGCGTGGTGAACATCATCCCTGGCTACGGGCCCACGGCCGGTGCTGCCATCTCCTCCCACATGGATGTTGATAAAGTGGCCTTCACCGGCTCCACAGAG GTCGGGCACCTGATCCAGAAGGCAGCAGCAGAGAGTAACCTCAAGAGGGTGACGCTAGAGCTTGGCGGGAAGAGTCCCAACATCATTATGTCCGACGCAGACA TGGACTGGGCTGTGGACCAAGCCCATTTTGCCCTCTTCTTCAACCAAGgacagtgctgctgtgctggatccCGAACATATGTCCAGGAGGATATATATAATGAGTTTGTGGAGAGGAGCGTTGAGAAGGCCAAGGCCAGGGTGGTTGGAAACCCATTTGACTTTAAAACTGAACAGGGGCCTCAG GTAGACGAGGAGCAGTTTAAGAAGATCCTGGGTTACATTAGCACTGGGAAGCGAGAAGGAGCCAAACTGCTGTGTGGTGGCAGCGCTGCTGCGGACAGAGGCTTCTTCATCCAGCCAACTGTCTTTGGCGACGTGCAGGACAACATGACGATCGCCAGGGAGGAG ATATTTGGGCCGGTCATGCAGATTCTGAAATTCAAAACAATCGAGGAAGTCATTGAGAGAGCAAATGACTCCAAGTATGGTCTGGCAGCCGCAGTTTTCACGAAGGATCTTGACAAAGCAAACTATGTGTCCCAGAGCCTGCGAGCTGGAACAGTTTG GATAAACTGCTACGACGTGTTTGGTGCGCAAGCCCCGTTTGGCGGCTACAAAGCTTCTGGGAATGGGCGAGAGCTGGGAGAATATGGTCTGGAGGCGTATGTAGAGGTGAAAAAT gTGACGATCAAaatcccacagaaaaactcctag
- the ACAD10 gene encoding acyl-CoA dehydrogenase family member 10 isoform X1 — protein sequence MYLWSFARAPSLLRARTRQHPRGLIWRWRSGRCHYKAVIFEASGVLLPSPHKAAADWEARNCVPAGTIQQALLSGGENSPLLKYRRGELTSTEFLQELGQQCFEIANVCVPVDSFLLDLIRNEMIKQLPIMAEAVQCIRAEGLKTALLSKDLCLLRGGSFLPLERKHFDVMVDSYREGTCKPDPHVYQLCLERLGIQPQESIFLDSSSQNLKAAAQLGIKTVKVDDPGAALKELETHLGFPLQGFVPYTRAVRPSMEIPRENLQKYLGNVLSDEVKAPLMLRQFGHGQSTRTYCVKFGDRLLVLKKEPCNLWCPSGPSVGREYSRVLKALAEAGVPVPAVLSLCEDSSTLGTPFYLMEHCPGRVYSDISLPALQPRQRRGIYAAMSRVLSQIHSVDLRAAKLEDFGEHGNYIQQQVEAWTKQYRAMETHVIPAMERLIEWLPLHFPESQKTTVVHGDFRMDNLVFHQDRPEVLAVLGWKLSTLGDPISDLANNCMAFFLPPHFNALRGLRTRDLQHLGVPTAEEYSQMYCDHMGMELPENWNFYMAFAFFRLAAMLQGLHKHSLAGMPTPGESSPEDAEFVADLAWEFAIKEGFRVFDSLPATSTMSRLTPAKL from the exons ATGTACCTGTGGAGCTTTGCCCGTGCCCCTTCCCTGCTCCGTGCCAGGACCCGGCAGCACCCGAGGGGGTTAATTTGGCGGTGGCGATCGGGACGGTGCCATTATAAAGCCGTGATCTTTGAGGCGAGCGGAGTTCTCCTCCCGTCCCCTCACAAGGCAGCTGCGG ATTGGGAAGCCCGGAATTGTGTTCCAGCCGGCACCATCCAGCAAGCTCTGCTCTCTGGAGGGGAAAATAGTCCCTTGCTGAAGTACAGAAGAGGAGAGCTGACAAGCACAGAGTTTTTGCAGGAGCTGGGACAGCAGTGCTTTGAGATC GCAAATGTCTGTGTTCCAGTGGACTCTTTTCTATTGGATTTAATCAGAAATGAGATGATAAAACAGCTCCCCATCATGGCAGAAGCAGTACAGTGTATCCGTGCAGAAGGTCTTAAGACAGCTCTTCTAAGCAAGGACCTCTGTCTGCTGCGTGGAGGGAGCTTTCTGCCCCTTGAGCGAAAGCACTTTGATGTG ATGGTTGACTCTTATCGGGAAGGAACGTGCAAGCCAGATCCTCATGTTTACCAGCTGTGCTTGGAGCGCTTGGGCATTCAGCCCCAGGAATCCATCTTCCTCGACAGCAGCAGCCAGAACCTAAAAGCTGCAGCCCAGCTTGGCATTAAAACAGTGAAG GTCGATGATCCAGGAGCAGCACTCAAAGAGCTGGAAACCCATCTGGGTTTTCCTTTGCAAGGCTTTGTTCCATATACTCGTGCAGTGAGACCAAGCATGGAAATCCCCAGAGAGAATCTGCAGAAGTACCTTGGAAATGTTCTCAGCGATGAGGTAAAAG CCCCACTCATGTTACGTCAGTTTGGCCATGGACAGTCCACCCGGACCTACTGCGTCAAGTTTGGTGATCGCTTGCTGGTTCTGAAGAAGGAGCCCTGTAACCTGTGGTGTCCCTCAGGTCCTTCTGTTGGCAGGGAATACAG CAGGGTACTGAAGGCACTCGCTGAGGCTGGCGTTCCTGTTCCCGCTGTACTTTCTCTCTGTGAGGACAGCAG cacccTCGGCACACCGTTTTACCTTATGGAGCATTGTCCTGGCCGTGTCTACAGTGACATCTCCCTGCCCGCGCTGCAGCCTCGCCAGCGAAGGGGTATTTATGCTGCCATGAGTCGAGTCCTCTCCCAGATTCACAGCGTAGACCTGAGAGCAGCCAAGCTGGAGGACTTCGGGGAGCATG GTAATTACATTCAGCAGCAGGTGGAGGCCTGGACAAAGCAGTATCGAGCTATGGAAACTCATGTTATCCCGGCCATGGAGAGACTCATCGAGTGGCTGCCTCTGCATTTTCCTGAATCTCAGAAGACAACAGTCGTGCACGGGGATTTCAG GATGGACAACCTGGTCTTTCACCAAGACagaccagaagtccttgctgtccttggCTGGAAGCTCTCAACCCTAGGAGATCCCATTTCTGATTTGGCAAATAACTGTATGGCCTTCTTCCTGCCACCTCACTTCAATGCACTGAGAG GCTTGAGGACACGCGATTTGCAGCACCTGGGAGTCCCCACAGCAGAGGAGTATTCCCAGATGTACTGTGACCACATGGGAATGGAGCTGCCTGAGAACTGGAATTTCTACATGGCCTTTGCCTTTTTCCGACTGGCTGCGATGCTGCAGGGACTCCACAAACACTCTCTGGCAG ggatgcCAACCCCAGGTGAAAGCAGCCCGGAAGATGCAGAGTTTGTGGCTGACCTGGCGTGGGAATTCGCCATAAAAGAAGGATTCCGTGTGTTTGACAGCCTCCCCGCCACTTCCACAATGAGCAGATTAACACCAGCCAAGCTGTAA